Proteins from a single region of Novosphingobium sp. CECT 9465:
- a CDS encoding COX15/CtaA family protein: MSDAPSQPLKTNAKALARWLFIVALMVLAIVAVGGITRLTESGVSITEWKPVTGTIPPITAAQWQAEFDAYRATPQYQLINGPAGMTLETYKFIFFWEWVHRLLARTVGLVFAAPLAWFWIKGRIPQGYKPRLLALLALGAAQGAVGWWMVKSGIVNDVKVSHFRLAAHLLVALFTLGGLVWTALDLLALAKGERRARLTSLGAFAIAALILQLFYGALVAGMRAGTSAGAGWFSMDAWPLMQGSFYPAGVDWTQGAAHALLSDPFLVHFIHRWWAWVVVAVLVVLARAVRPINRKASVVLHSVFGTQVLLGILTVWSGVTLWIAVLHQLVGALLVMATVWSAHVVGGRERAGL; the protein is encoded by the coding sequence ATGTCAGATGCCCCTTCGCAGCCCCTGAAAACCAATGCCAAAGCCCTTGCGCGCTGGCTGTTTATCGTCGCCCTGATGGTCCTGGCCATCGTCGCGGTCGGCGGCATTACGCGGCTGACCGAATCAGGGGTTTCGATCACCGAATGGAAGCCGGTGACAGGCACGATCCCGCCGATCACCGCTGCGCAGTGGCAGGCTGAATTCGACGCCTATCGCGCCACGCCGCAATACCAGTTGATCAACGGTCCGGCGGGCATGACGCTGGAAACGTACAAGTTCATCTTCTTCTGGGAATGGGTCCACCGCCTGCTCGCCCGCACGGTCGGCCTCGTGTTCGCCGCCCCGCTGGCATGGTTCTGGATCAAGGGCCGCATCCCGCAAGGCTACAAGCCGCGCCTCCTCGCGCTGCTGGCACTGGGCGCGGCGCAAGGCGCGGTCGGCTGGTGGATGGTCAAATCGGGCATCGTCAACGATGTGAAAGTCAGCCACTTCCGCCTCGCCGCGCACTTGCTCGTCGCGCTGTTCACGCTGGGCGGGTTGGTGTGGACCGCGCTCGATCTGCTCGCGCTGGCCAAGGGAGAGCGCCGCGCGAGGCTCACCAGCCTCGGCGCCTTCGCCATCGCTGCGCTCATCCTGCAACTGTTCTACGGCGCGCTCGTCGCGGGCATGCGCGCGGGCACATCGGCGGGCGCCGGCTGGTTCAGCATGGACGCTTGGCCGCTGATGCAAGGCAGTTTCTACCCCGCAGGCGTCGATTGGACACAGGGAGCGGCCCACGCCCTGCTATCAGACCCGTTCCTCGTCCACTTCATCCACCGCTGGTGGGCATGGGTGGTCGTCGCCGTGCTGGTCGTCCTCGCCAGAGCCGTGCGTCCGATAAACCGCAAAGCCTCCGTGGTCCTCCACTCCGTCTTCGGCACCCAGGTCCTCCTCGGCATCCTCACCGTATGGAGTGGCGTCACCCTATGGATTGCCGTGCTGCATCAGTTGGTCGGCGCACTGCTGGTGATGGCAACGGTATGGAGCGCGCATGTGGTGGGTGGCCGGGAGCGCGCTGGACTGTGA
- a CDS encoding MerC domain-containing protein, translating into MSDAMLALRARLDRIGVLLSGLCLIHCVAGLFLVGLLGVGGGVLLNPDIHRWGLMFALVIGAATIGIGAVRHGRFLPLTIGSTGLCLMAGAVAVGHGNAEVVLTVIGVVLVAGAHILNMRRAH; encoded by the coding sequence ATGAGTGACGCCATGCTTGCCTTGCGCGCCCGGCTGGACCGGATCGGGGTGCTCCTTTCGGGGCTGTGCCTGATTCATTGCGTGGCCGGGCTGTTCCTTGTGGGCCTGCTGGGTGTGGGCGGCGGCGTACTGCTGAACCCGGACATTCACCGTTGGGGCCTGATGTTCGCGCTGGTGATCGGCGCGGCGACCATCGGCATCGGCGCGGTGCGCCACGGGCGGTTCCTGCCGCTGACGATCGGCAGCACCGGGCTGTGCCTGATGGCGGGCGCGGTGGCGGTGGGCCATGGCAATGCCGAAGTCGTGCTGACCGTTATCGGCGTGGTGCTGGTGGCGGGGGCACATATCCTCAACATGCGGCGCGCGCACTAG
- the thiS gene encoding sulfur carrier protein ThiS: protein MTMTLSLTVNGEPRRAAPGSIADLVRSLELDPTKVAVERNGEIVPRSTLANVQIAEGDVLEIVHFVGGGQTDVTTNDTWTVAGRTFTSRLIVGTGKYKDFEQNAAAVAASGAEIVTVAVRRVNVSDPKAPMLTDFIDPKKITYLPNTAGCFTAEDAIRTLRLAREAGGWDLVKLEVLGEARTLYPNMIETIRATEVLAKEGFAPMVYCTDDPIAARQLEDAGAVAVMPLGAPIGSGLGIQNRVTIRLIVEGAKVPVLVDAGVGTASDAAVAMELGCDGVLMNTAIAEAKDPIRMARAMKLAVEAGRHAYLSGRMGTRKYADPSSPLAGLI, encoded by the coding sequence ATGACCATGACACTTTCTCTGACCGTCAATGGCGAACCCCGCCGCGCTGCGCCCGGATCGATTGCCGATCTGGTGCGCAGCCTTGAACTGGACCCGACCAAAGTGGCAGTGGAACGCAACGGCGAGATCGTGCCGCGTTCCACGCTGGCAAACGTCCAGATTGCGGAGGGCGACGTTCTGGAAATCGTGCATTTCGTGGGTGGAGGACAAACCGACGTGACGACTAATGACACTTGGACGGTTGCGGGCCGGACTTTCACTTCGCGGCTGATCGTGGGCACCGGCAAGTACAAGGACTTCGAGCAGAATGCGGCGGCTGTGGCGGCTTCGGGCGCGGAAATCGTGACCGTGGCGGTGCGCCGGGTGAACGTGTCCGATCCCAAAGCGCCGATGCTGACCGATTTCATCGATCCCAAAAAGATCACCTACCTGCCCAACACCGCCGGGTGCTTTACCGCCGAAGACGCGATCCGCACTTTGCGGCTAGCGCGTGAGGCGGGCGGCTGGGATCTGGTGAAACTGGAAGTGCTGGGCGAGGCGCGCACACTGTACCCCAACATGATCGAGACGATCCGCGCGACCGAAGTTCTGGCGAAGGAAGGCTTCGCGCCGATGGTCTATTGCACCGACGATCCGATTGCGGCCAGGCAACTGGAAGATGCCGGCGCCGTGGCGGTGATGCCGCTGGGCGCGCCAATCGGGTCGGGCCTTGGCATCCAGAACCGCGTGACCATTCGCCTGATCGTGGAAGGGGCCAAAGTGCCGGTGCTGGTCGATGCGGGCGTGGGCACCGCGTCCGATGCCGCCGTGGCGATGGAACTGGGCTGCGACGGGGTGCTGATGAACACCGCGATTGCCGAAGCCAAGGACCCGATCCGCATGGCCCGCGCGATGAAACTGGCTGTGGAAGCGGGGCGCCACGCCTATCTTTCGGGCCGGATGGGCACGCGCAAATATGCCGATCCGAGCAGTCCGCTGGCGGGGTTGATTTAA
- a CDS encoding NADP-dependent malic enzyme, with protein sequence MSEESNVRFTEREALFYHNTIRPGKIEIIASKPMATQRDLSLAYSPGVAVPVRAIADNPSDAYEYTAKGNLVAVISNGTAILGLGNLGALASKPVMEGKAVLFKRFADVDSIDIELDTEDADKFIEAVALMEPSFGGINLEDIKAPECFIIEQALKERLKIPIMHDDQHGTAIISAAGLLNACYLTGRELKDVKVVVNGAGAAAIACTALIKAMGVRHDNVIMCDRSGVIYRGREGGLDQWKSAHAVDTEARSLEDALNGADIFLGLSAAGALKPEWVTKMAPQPIIFAMANPDPEITPPDAKAIRPDCVVATGRSDYPNQVNNVLGFPFIFRGALDVRATAINEEMKIAAAQAIAQLAREPVPEEVAAAYGMNHTFGLDYIIPAPFDPRLMEVVSSAVAKAAMDSGVAQKPIEDFDAYRNSLKARLNPTTSVLTNVFATAKDNPKRVVFAEAENEVVLRAAIQFKDFGYGTPVLVGRTQGVLDLLTELGVSKPESYEIHNSAVSPLVPEMVSYLYEKLKRRGYMERDVKRMVNQDRNVFASLLVALGHGDALITGMTRTFAQSMKEVRRVLEPKPGHLPFGIHLMVAKNYTVFLADTTVNERPSAEDLAHIARETAAVARRMGHEPRVAFLSYSTFGNPYGRWLDTIRGAVAILDAEDPGFEYEGEMAPDAALNPKVMANYPFSRLSGPANVLIMPGLQSANISAKLLRELAGNAVIGPMLIGMEKPVQIAAMTSIAPDILTLAVLAAAGIVG encoded by the coding sequence ATGTCTGAGGAAAGCAACGTCCGCTTCACCGAGCGCGAGGCGCTGTTCTACCACAACACGATCCGCCCCGGTAAGATCGAGATCATCGCATCGAAGCCGATGGCAACACAGCGCGATCTGTCGCTGGCCTATTCGCCCGGCGTTGCCGTGCCGGTTCGCGCCATCGCCGATAATCCGTCGGATGCCTATGAATATACCGCCAAGGGCAACCTTGTTGCGGTCATCTCCAATGGCACGGCCATCCTGGGTCTGGGCAATCTTGGCGCGCTGGCCTCCAAGCCGGTGATGGAAGGCAAGGCGGTGCTGTTCAAGCGCTTTGCCGATGTCGATTCGATCGATATCGAACTCGATACCGAAGATGCCGACAAGTTCATCGAAGCCGTGGCCCTGATGGAACCCAGCTTCGGCGGCATCAACCTTGAAGATATCAAGGCCCCCGAATGCTTCATCATCGAGCAGGCGCTGAAGGAACGCCTCAAGATTCCGATCATGCACGATGACCAGCACGGCACCGCGATCATTTCCGCCGCCGGCCTGCTCAATGCCTGCTATCTGACCGGGCGCGAACTGAAAGACGTGAAGGTCGTGGTCAATGGCGCGGGCGCCGCTGCCATCGCCTGCACCGCGCTGATCAAGGCGATGGGCGTCCGCCATGACAATGTGATCATGTGCGATCGTTCGGGCGTGATCTATCGCGGTCGCGAAGGTGGCCTAGATCAATGGAAGAGCGCGCATGCGGTGGATACCGAAGCGCGCAGCCTTGAAGATGCGCTCAATGGTGCAGACATCTTCCTCGGCCTGTCCGCCGCTGGTGCGCTGAAGCCCGAATGGGTCACGAAGATGGCTCCCCAGCCGATCATTTTTGCCATGGCCAACCCGGACCCGGAAATCACGCCGCCGGATGCCAAGGCCATTCGTCCCGATTGCGTCGTCGCCACGGGCCGGTCGGATTATCCCAACCAGGTCAACAATGTCCTTGGTTTCCCGTTCATCTTCCGCGGCGCGCTCGACGTGCGCGCCACCGCGATCAACGAGGAAATGAAGATTGCCGCCGCGCAGGCGATCGCCCAGTTGGCGCGCGAACCCGTGCCAGAGGAAGTGGCCGCCGCCTATGGCATGAACCACACCTTCGGTCTCGATTACATCATCCCCGCGCCGTTCGATCCGCGCCTGATGGAAGTCGTCTCCTCCGCCGTTGCCAAGGCCGCGATGGATTCAGGCGTCGCGCAGAAGCCGATCGAGGATTTCGACGCCTATCGCAACAGCCTCAAGGCCCGGCTCAACCCGACCACCTCGGTGCTGACCAATGTCTTCGCCACGGCCAAGGACAATCCCAAGCGCGTCGTCTTTGCCGAGGCTGAGAACGAAGTGGTGCTGCGCGCCGCAATCCAGTTCAAGGATTTCGGCTATGGTACACCCGTGCTTGTCGGCCGTACCCAGGGCGTTCTCGATCTGCTCACCGAATTGGGCGTTAGCAAGCCTGAATCCTACGAGATTCACAATTCGGCGGTGTCGCCGCTGGTGCCCGAAATGGTTTCCTACCTTTACGAAAAGCTCAAGCGTCGCGGGTATATGGAGCGTGACGTCAAGCGCATGGTCAATCAGGACCGCAATGTCTTCGCGTCGCTGCTGGTGGCGCTGGGCCACGGCGATGCCTTGATCACCGGGATGACGCGCACGTTTGCGCAGTCGATGAAGGAAGTGCGCCGGGTGCTTGAACCCAAGCCCGGCCATCTGCCGTTCGGCATTCACCTGATGGTCGCCAAGAACTATACCGTGTTCCTGGCCGATACGACCGTGAACGAACGTCCTTCTGCGGAAGATCTTGCGCACATCGCCAGGGAAACCGCTGCCGTGGCCCGCCGCATGGGCCACGAACCACGCGTTGCGTTCCTGTCGTACTCGACCTTCGGCAACCCTTACGGTCGCTGGCTCGATACCATTCGCGGTGCCGTCGCCATCCTCGATGCCGAAGATCCCGGCTTCGAATACGAAGGCGAAATGGCCCCCGACGCGGCGCTGAATCCAAAGGTCATGGCCAACTATCCGTTCAGCCGTCTGTCCGGGCCTGCCAACGTGCTGATCATGCCCGGCCTGCAATCAGCCAACATCTCGGCCAAACTGCTGCGCGAACTGGCGGGCAATGCCGTGATCGGCCCGATGCTGATCGGGATGGAAAAGCCCGTCCAGATCGCCGCGATGACCTCGATCGCGCCGGACATCCTGACGCTGGCAGTGCTGGCGGCTGCAGGGATCGTGGGCTGA
- the mutS gene encoding DNA mismatch repair protein MutS → MMAQYLALKQQASDCLLFYRMGDFFELFFDDAKVAAQVLDIALTSRGEHGGVPIPMCGVPVHSAEGYLARLIRAGCRVAIAEQVETPEEAKKRGGSKTLVARDIVRFVTAGTLTEEALLEPRRANVLAAVCEVRGAIGVAACDISTGRMELEECAPDQMGAALARLGATEIVAPENWDQAPAGCVYRPNRSFGSDEGEARLKAVHGVTTLDGFGQFSRAMLAAAGGLIGYLDHVGRGTLPLLLPPVARETGTHMAMDEATRASLEILTSTGGTRRGSLVEAIDRCVTGAGARLLAEDLSAPLTDSRSIYRRLELVSWLHDDPLLRGDIRAVLRSLPDVGRALGRVVAGRGSPRDLGQLRDGLAEARRLHDMLRARADRPAPLDELLPALSGHGALVDLYARALVPAPPTERSQGGFIAEGYDAGLDELRRVSGNSRRAIAALEAKYRDETGVAALKIRHNGVLGYFIEVPAKHADRLMAPDSGFTHRQTMAGAVRFNALALHEEASRIAESGGHSLAAEEAHFEDLVGHAVRAKEAIATTAAALARIDVAAGQAERAAEGGWALPRVVDEPCLEITGGRHPVVEAALASRGERFVANDCRLAPQDRLWLIGGPNMGGKSTFLRQNALIVLLAQAGGFVPAQTATIGMVDRLFSRVGASDNLARGRSTFMVEMVETAAILAQATERSFVILDEVGRGTSTYDGLALAWAVAEAVHSINRSRCLFATHYHELARLAESCDSLSLHHVRAREWKGDLVLLHELAEGPADKSYGLAVARLAGVPAPVVKRAKSVLDKLEKGRAATGGLAAGLDDLPLFAAAIEAAEEKVDALRERLNGLDIDALSPREALDLLYQLKAQANG, encoded by the coding sequence ATGATGGCGCAATATCTTGCGCTGAAACAGCAGGCCAGCGACTGTCTGCTGTTCTATCGCATGGGCGATTTCTTCGAACTGTTCTTCGACGATGCAAAAGTGGCGGCGCAAGTGCTCGACATCGCGCTGACCAGCCGGGGCGAACATGGCGGTGTGCCGATTCCGATGTGCGGGGTGCCAGTCCATTCGGCCGAGGGCTATCTTGCCCGGCTGATCCGCGCAGGCTGCCGCGTGGCCATTGCCGAACAGGTGGAAACGCCCGAAGAAGCGAAGAAACGCGGCGGTTCCAAGACGCTGGTAGCGCGCGATATCGTGCGCTTCGTGACAGCGGGAACCCTGACCGAGGAAGCGCTGCTGGAGCCGCGCCGGGCCAACGTGCTGGCGGCGGTCTGCGAGGTGCGCGGTGCCATCGGGGTGGCGGCTTGCGATATTTCGACCGGACGGATGGAACTGGAGGAATGTGCCCCCGACCAGATGGGTGCGGCGCTGGCACGATTGGGGGCTACAGAGATTGTCGCGCCCGAAAACTGGGACCAGGCCCCTGCGGGTTGTGTTTACAGGCCGAATCGGTCTTTCGGCAGCGATGAGGGCGAGGCGCGGCTGAAAGCGGTACACGGCGTGACCACGCTGGATGGTTTCGGCCAGTTCAGCCGCGCGATGCTGGCAGCGGCGGGCGGGCTGATCGGCTATCTCGATCATGTGGGCAGGGGCACTTTGCCGCTGCTGCTGCCGCCGGTGGCCCGTGAGACGGGCACGCACATGGCCATGGACGAGGCCACGCGGGCGAGCCTTGAAATCCTGACCAGCACTGGCGGCACACGGCGCGGCAGTCTGGTGGAGGCGATCGATCGCTGCGTTACCGGCGCGGGCGCACGGCTGCTGGCCGAAGACTTGTCCGCGCCATTGACCGATTCCCGCAGCATCTACCGGCGGCTGGAACTGGTCAGCTGGCTGCATGACGATCCGCTGCTGCGCGGCGATATTCGCGCCGTGTTGCGATCCCTGCCCGATGTGGGCCGCGCGCTTGGGCGGGTTGTGGCAGGGCGGGGAAGCCCGCGCGATCTGGGGCAATTGCGCGACGGGCTGGCCGAAGCACGGCGGCTGCATGACATGCTGCGGGCGCGGGCAGACCGCCCTGCCCCGCTCGATGAATTGCTGCCTGCGCTTTCGGGCCATGGGGCGCTGGTCGATCTTTATGCCCGCGCGCTGGTGCCTGCGCCGCCCACCGAACGATCGCAGGGTGGCTTTATTGCCGAGGGCTATGACGCGGGGCTGGACGAATTGCGCCGCGTTTCAGGCAATTCGCGCCGGGCCATTGCGGCGCTGGAGGCGAAATACCGCGACGAGACCGGGGTGGCCGCGCTGAAGATCCGGCACAACGGTGTGCTGGGATACTTCATCGAGGTGCCGGCAAAACATGCCGACCGGCTGATGGCGCCCGATTCGGGCTTTACTCACCGCCAGACGATGGCGGGCGCGGTGCGGTTCAATGCGCTGGCGCTGCATGAGGAGGCCAGCCGCATCGCCGAGAGCGGCGGGCATTCGCTGGCGGCGGAAGAGGCGCATTTCGAAGACCTTGTCGGCCACGCGGTGCGCGCGAAGGAAGCGATTGCGACGACCGCTGCGGCGCTGGCGCGGATCGACGTGGCAGCGGGACAGGCCGAGCGCGCCGCCGAGGGCGGCTGGGCACTGCCGCGCGTAGTGGATGAGCCGTGCCTTGAGATTACGGGCGGGCGGCATCCGGTGGTGGAAGCCGCGCTGGCCAGCCGGGGCGAACGGTTTGTGGCCAATGACTGCCGACTCGCGCCACAAGACCGACTCTGGCTGATCGGCGGGCCGAACATGGGCGGTAAATCGACCTTCCTGCGCCAGAACGCGCTGATCGTGCTGCTGGCGCAGGCAGGCGGGTTCGTGCCTGCCCAGACCGCGACGATCGGCATGGTGGACCGCCTGTTCAGCCGCGTGGGCGCTTCGGACAATCTGGCGCGCGGGCGTTCGACCTTCATGGTCGAGATGGTCGAGACTGCCGCGATCCTTGCGCAAGCGACCGAACGCAGCTTCGTGATTCTTGACGAGGTGGGGCGCGGAACTTCGACTTATGATGGTCTGGCGCTGGCTTGGGCGGTGGCCGAAGCAGTGCATTCGATCAACCGCAGCCGGTGCCTGTTTGCCACGCACTATCACGAACTCGCGCGGCTGGCGGAAAGCTGTGATTCGCTGTCTTTGCACCATGTTCGCGCGCGTGAGTGGAAAGGCGATCTGGTGCTGCTGCACGAACTGGCGGAAGGTCCGGCAGACAAGTCCTATGGCCTTGCCGTAGCGCGGCTGGCGGGTGTGCCCGCACCCGTGGTGAAGCGCGCCAAGTCTGTGCTGGATAAGCTGGAAAAGGGCCGCGCGGCGACCGGAGGCCTCGCCGCCGGGCTGGACGACCTGCCCCTGTTCGCCGCCGCCATCGAGGCTGCCGAGGAGAAGGTCGATGCCTTGCGCGAACGGCTGAACGGGCTGGATATCGACGCGCTTTCGCCGCGCGAGGCTTTGGATTTGCTCTATCAGTTGAAGGCGCAGGCGAACGGGTAG
- a CDS encoding NupC/NupG family nucleoside CNT transporter: protein MRVVFSLLGMLLILAIAFALSSNRGAIRLRVVAAAFALQAGFAALVLYVPFGNRMLQGAASGVEGLLGFARAGVSFLFGPLADPAIGGTSFAISALPVIVFFAALISILYYLGVMQLVIRWIGGALEKVTGISKVESLCAASNIFVGQSESPLVIRPYLAALNPSQLFCVMTVGMAGVAGTILAAYASMGIRIDYLVAAAFMSAPGGILMAKLIMPDEPPVPTEVADEALPNPHVAPRLASDDEERPANIIMAASQGAQTGVKLAVAVGAMVLAFVALVALANGILGWLGGWFGAPDLSFQMILGYVFAPVFYLLGADGWAEAMQAGGLFGSKIVLNEFVAFIELGKDTGLSPHTVAIVTFALCGFANFSSIAIQMAVTGGLAPNQRPIIAKLGLRALTAGALSNLMSAALAGMFLSL, encoded by the coding sequence ATGCGTGTCGTTTTCAGCCTTCTGGGCATGCTCCTCATTCTTGCAATCGCTTTTGCCCTGTCCTCCAATCGCGGCGCGATCCGGCTGCGCGTGGTGGCTGCCGCCTTTGCGCTTCAGGCAGGCTTTGCCGCGCTCGTGCTTTATGTGCCGTTCGGCAACCGCATGCTGCAAGGCGCGGCCAGCGGCGTCGAAGGCCTGCTCGGCTTTGCCCGTGCGGGGGTATCGTTCCTGTTCGGTCCATTGGCGGACCCTGCCATCGGCGGCACCAGCTTTGCCATATCGGCGCTGCCGGTGATCGTGTTCTTCGCCGCGCTCATCTCGATCCTCTATTACCTCGGCGTGATGCAGCTGGTGATCCGCTGGATCGGCGGCGCGCTGGAAAAAGTCACCGGCATCAGCAAGGTGGAATCGCTGTGCGCGGCCAGCAATATCTTTGTGGGGCAAAGCGAATCCCCGCTGGTGATCCGGCCCTATCTGGCCGCGCTCAATCCCTCGCAACTGTTCTGCGTGATGACCGTGGGCATGGCAGGCGTGGCGGGAACGATCCTAGCGGCCTATGCCAGCATGGGCATCCGCATCGATTATCTGGTCGCCGCCGCGTTCATGTCGGCCCCCGGCGGCATCCTCATGGCCAAGCTGATCATGCCCGATGAACCGCCCGTGCCAACGGAAGTGGCCGACGAAGCCTTGCCCAACCCGCATGTCGCGCCGCGGCTTGCCTCCGATGACGAAGAACGCCCCGCCAACATCATCATGGCGGCGAGCCAGGGCGCGCAGACCGGCGTCAAACTTGCCGTCGCGGTCGGTGCGATGGTGCTCGCTTTCGTCGCGCTGGTGGCATTGGCCAACGGCATTCTCGGCTGGCTCGGCGGCTGGTTCGGTGCGCCGGACCTCTCATTCCAGATGATCCTGGGTTATGTCTTCGCCCCGGTGTTCTATCTGCTTGGCGCGGATGGCTGGGCCGAAGCGATGCAGGCGGGCGGATTGTTCGGCTCCAAGATCGTGCTCAACGAATTCGTCGCTTTCATCGAACTGGGCAAGGACACCGGGCTTTCACCCCACACCGTCGCCATCGTCACTTTCGCGCTCTGCGGCTTCGCCAATTTCAGCTCGATCGCGATCCAGATGGCGGTCACCGGCGGACTTGCCCCCAACCAGCGCCCGATCATCGCCAAGTTGGGCCTTCGCGCTCTGACCGCAGGCGCGCTCAGCAATCTGATGAGCGCCGCCTTGGCGGGGATGTTCCTGAGTCTCTAG
- a CDS encoding queuosine precursor transporter, whose product MHDNAASAPAIPRSLFAVSLLYGGMCVLAGVLGVKLAALGTWPLLGDLAVESGIFAFLLLVVMASATAELFGQDVANRLVRFGFVPLIVSMILLTLVIRVVPPAPFWSDQDAFARLLGQGARMQFAGLISYGTSQTLNVFLFSRIAGGRGRLLMLRAWLASMLSQVVDTVLFITISFYGQDLPIVSIMEGQIISKLVLSTIMVPPLIWVFVKAGQWLDRPA is encoded by the coding sequence ATGCACGATAACGCCGCTTCAGCGCCCGCAATCCCCCGTTCCCTGTTTGCCGTATCGCTGCTTTATGGCGGAATGTGCGTGTTGGCAGGTGTGCTGGGGGTGAAACTCGCCGCGCTTGGCACCTGGCCACTGCTGGGCGATCTTGCGGTGGAATCGGGGATTTTCGCGTTCCTGCTGCTGGTGGTGATGGCAAGCGCGACCGCCGAACTGTTCGGCCAGGATGTGGCGAACAGGCTGGTGCGTTTCGGCTTCGTGCCGCTGATCGTTTCGATGATCCTGCTGACGCTGGTGATCCGCGTGGTGCCCCCCGCCCCGTTCTGGAGCGATCAGGACGCTTTTGCGCGCCTGCTTGGCCAGGGCGCGCGGATGCAGTTCGCCGGGCTGATTTCCTATGGCACTTCGCAGACGCTTAACGTCTTCCTGTTTTCGCGCATTGCGGGCGGGCGCGGGCGCTTGCTGATGCTGCGGGCATGGCTCGCCTCCATGCTGTCGCAAGTGGTCGATACGGTGCTGTTCATCACCATATCGTTCTACGGACAGGATCTGCCGATCGTTTCGATCATGGAAGGGCAGATCATTTCCAAGCTGGTACTCTCGACGATCATGGTGCCCCCGCTGATCTGGGTGTTCGTGAAAGCGGGCCAATGGCTGGACCGCCCGGCCTGA
- the argB gene encoding acetylglutamate kinase, with the protein MTQNHDPAMLAKAETLTEALPYLQRYAGKTFVVKYGGHAMGDPELAQDFAEDIVLLKAVGINPVVVHGGGPQIGRMLKALGIESQFVDGLRVTDKQTAEVAEMVLAGAINKELVGWIAKAGGKAIGISGKDGGMVIARKVQSKKAPKAIAGDDGEALVVDLGFVGEPARIDTTVIDTIVNAGMIPVIAPIGVGEDGETYNINADTMAGAIAAALGAARMFLLTDVPGVLDKDKNLLTDLRPADIKRLAEDGTISGGMIPKLETCVHAVEAGCEATVVLDGRVPHAMLLEIFTAQGAGTLIRA; encoded by the coding sequence ATGACTCAGAACCACGATCCCGCGATGCTCGCCAAGGCGGAAACGCTGACCGAAGCGCTGCCCTATCTCCAGCGCTATGCCGGCAAGACCTTCGTGGTGAAGTATGGTGGCCATGCGATGGGCGATCCCGAACTCGCGCAGGACTTTGCCGAAGACATCGTGCTGCTGAAGGCGGTGGGCATCAATCCGGTGGTGGTCCACGGCGGCGGCCCGCAGATCGGGCGGATGCTGAAGGCGCTGGGCATCGAATCGCAGTTCGTGGATGGGCTTCGCGTCACCGACAAGCAGACCGCGGAAGTGGCCGAAATGGTGCTGGCGGGCGCGATCAACAAGGAACTGGTCGGCTGGATCGCCAAGGCGGGCGGCAAGGCCATCGGCATTTCGGGCAAGGACGGCGGCATGGTCATTGCCCGCAAGGTCCAGTCGAAGAAGGCTCCCAAGGCGATTGCAGGCGACGATGGCGAAGCGCTGGTCGTCGATCTCGGCTTCGTGGGCGAACCGGCGCGGATCGATACCACGGTGATCGACACCATCGTCAACGCAGGGATGATCCCGGTGATCGCCCCGATCGGCGTGGGCGAAGACGGCGAGACCTACAACATCAACGCCGATACCATGGCTGGAGCCATCGCCGCTGCACTGGGTGCCGCGCGCATGTTCCTGCTGACCGACGTGCCGGGCGTGCTCGACAAGGACAAGAACCTGCTGACCGACTTGCGCCCCGCGGACATCAAGCGGCTGGCCGAGGACGGCACGATCAGCGGCGGGATGATCCCCAAGCTGGAAACCTGCGTTCACGCGGTAGAGGCCGGGTGCGAGGCGACGGTCGTGCTGGATGGCCGCGTACCGCACGCCATGCTGCTGGAGATCTTCACGGCGCAGGGCGCGGGAACGCTGATCCGGGCCTGA
- a CDS encoding YggT family protein, giving the protein MFLYTLISMINYLVNIIVIVVIVQFVLSLLISFNVVNMHNNAVAAIWKALNAILEPLLRPIRKIMPDTGAIDFSPMVLIIGLNLLMILLSGIAASSAGI; this is encoded by the coding sequence ATGTTTCTCTACACATTGATTTCGATGATCAATTACCTTGTGAACATCATCGTCATCGTGGTGATCGTGCAGTTCGTGCTGAGCCTGCTGATCTCGTTCAACGTGGTGAACATGCATAACAATGCCGTGGCAGCGATCTGGAAGGCGCTGAACGCGATCCTCGAACCGCTGCTGCGCCCCATCCGCAAGATCATGCCCGATACCGGCGCGATCGATTTTTCGCCGATGGTGCTGATCATCGGGCTTAACCTGCTGATGATCCTGTTGAGCGGCATCGCCGCCTCCAGCGCGGGCATTTGA